One Drosophila virilis strain 15010-1051.87 chromosome 5, Dvir_AGI_RSII-ME, whole genome shotgun sequence DNA window includes the following coding sequences:
- the LOC116650307 gene encoding uncharacterized protein isoform X1 has protein sequence MADNLPTLQKTTLEWIAYGGLSRVHNKHTSFSALYKEPNPWEDPLSDIVKRFWEVDNCCGTTPALSDKDALCEQLFLQGYTRLRSGKYSVRLPAKLSFGTLGDSYQRGLRRFKSLENKLDKNHQLKESYSAFMCEYIDLGHMSLASKQHLVPQFYLLHHCVEKPDSSTTKLRIVFDGSAKSTSGASLNDLLHTGPAIQPKLFNILIHFRFLKVALCGDVCKMYRCVRITHPDQFLKFILWRDHQNESIRTYTLDTVTYGTKPAAFPAIRAMQQLAHNEEPTFPLAAKIVYRDFYVDDLISGGDSIEEAIQIRQQVKLLLAKGHFPIRKWCSIEPDALKSESDCEKPMEFRDGTNIAKALGLAWSHSSDSLLFNFAEIVPEGSLTNRTILSMILRSARIDRAHRYHVKGISPSTVEGKGQLGRMPVAVAALRMDQTHIATLICQQLEILPFCIDATGYV, from the coding sequence ATGGCGGATAACCTACCAACGCTCCAAAAGACCACGCTCGAATGGATTGCGTATGGAGGACTCTCTCGCgtacacaacaaacacacatccTTTTCAGCCCTTTACAAGGAACCTAATCCATGGGAGGATCCACTGTCGGATATTGTAAAACGATTCTGGGAAGTCGATAATTGCTGCGGTACAACCCCAGCGCTCTCTGATAAAGACGCTCTATGTGAGCAGCTATTTCTCCAAGGCTACACGCGACTAAGGTCAGGGAAATATTCAGTTAGGCTTCCAGCAAAGCTCAGCTTCGGCACGCTAGGAGACTCATATCAACGTGGTCTACGACGTTTCAAGTCGCtcgaaaacaaattggacAAAAATCACCAGCTGAAGGAGAGCTACTCTGCATTCATGTGCGAATACATCGACTTGGGCCACATGTCTTTGGCTTCCAAGCAGCATCTTGTCccacaattttatttactcCACCACTGCGTAGAAAAGCCAGATAGCTCAACCACCAAATTGCGCATCGTTTTTGATGGATCAGCCAAATCCACATCAGGCGCATCTCTGAATGATCTTTTGCATACAGGCCCAGCAATTCAACCCAAATTATTCAACATTCTAATTCACTTTCGTTTTTTAAAGGTTGCCTTGTGCGGTGACGTCTGTAAGATGTACCGCTGTGTCCGAATAACGCATCCAGATCAATTTCTGAAGTTCATCTTATGGCGTGATCACCAAAATGAAAGCATAAGGACGTACACCCTGGATACAGTAACGTATGGAACCAAACCCGCTGCGTTTCCAGCAATTCGAGCgatgcagcagctggcccACAACGAAGAGCCTACCTTTCCATTAGCTGCAAAGATAGTTTATCGCGACTTCTACGTAGACGATTTAATTTCTGGAGGGGACTCTATAGAAGAAGCCATTCAGATCCGACAACAAGTAAAACTGCTACTGGCTAAAGGTCACTTTCCAATCAGAAAGTGGTGCTCAATCGAGCCTGATGCATTAAAAAGTGAATCCGATTGTGAGAAGCCAATGGAGTTCAGGGATGGCACCAACATTGCAAAGGCGCTTGGTTTAGCTTGGAGCCATAGCTCTGATAGCCTGCTTTTCAACTTTGCGGAGATCGTACCCGAAGGATCACTCACAAATCGGACCATATTATCAATGATTTTACGATCCGCTCGGATTGATCGCGCCCATCGTTACCATGTGAAAGGTATTTCTCCAAGCACTGTGGAAGGAAAGGGTCAATTGGGACGAATGcctgtcgcagtcgctgcaCTTCGAATGGATCAAACTCATATCGCAACTCTCATTTGTCAGCAGCTTGAAATTCTCCCGTTTTGTATTGATGCCACTGGCTACGTATGA
- the LOC138911356 gene encoding uncharacterized protein has protein sequence MAPLPAERVQPSPTFHVNGIIFCGPFYVKSEVSNRSPTKCYISIFICFATKATHLELVEDLSTSSFIAALKRFISLRGKPHTIWTDNATNFVGARNELKELRDLFISDPQRNEIVRNCLALGIIFWRIKTRMTWRYSRLGTSSGAKRMPLSTNQT, from the exons ATGGCCCCGCTACCAGCTGAGCGTGTGCAGCCAAGTCCGACGTTTCACGTAAATGGCATCATCTTTTGCGGTCCTTTCTACGTCAAATCAGAGGTCAGCAATCGCTCACCAACGAAATGCTACATCTCAATTTTTATATGCTTTGCAACGAAAGCAACGCATTTAGAGTTGGTAGAGGACCTGTCCACGTCATCGTTTATCGCTGCCCTGAAGAGATTCATCAGCCTTCGAGGGAAACCGCATACAATATGGACAGACAACGCAACAAATTTCGTGGGTGCTCGAAATGAGCTGAAGGAACTGCGCGACCTGTTTATAAGCGATCCCCAGCGCAATGAGATTGTTCGCAACTGCCTAGCTCTGGGAATCATATTTTGGAGGATT AAAACTCGAATGACTTGGAGATACTCACGCCTGGGCACTTCATCTGGGGCAAAGCGAATGCCACTATCGACGAACCAGACATAA